One window of the Camelina sativa cultivar DH55 chromosome 1, Cs, whole genome shotgun sequence genome contains the following:
- the LOC104702130 gene encoding UPF0725 protein At3g25080-like, whose translation MSSAVLTFKNPEEGEVLTFKNPKEGGKDLKFPPIIHDWDLLPNGYTYSKDRNASRRVLVSLYARLGLHRYNFLMGKDVQLGSVMKYTMSTYSAASAYRIYFKAEDPAAAETTKPPIFEAEVDEIDYGQFILVSYRSGPYPAESKKHLEHYRNNVLGGKLLSYFEPDELLPGENPFQDDTGRFHLLEKSEVLKNEWIRLYLELAVATTNRHHIRHGVGALKIHKVAMEIQRDLEPFHIGLGAYDATFYIKYTDDCKDRARAGDDGYRVAIVRRIVDVHTGIFRIIGLTQSFQTIPASNGIAAIESSPQD comes from the exons ATGTCGTCGGCGGTGTTGACGTTCAAGAACCCAGAAGAGGGTGAGGTGTTGACGTTCAAGAACCCAAAAGAGGGTGGGAAGGATCTGAAATTTCCCCCTATAATACATGACTGG GACCTTCTTCCTAATGGGTACACTTACTCCAAGGATCGAAACGCTTCTCGTCGTGTATTAGTCAGCCTTTATGCTAGGTTGGGCCTTCATCGTTACAATTTTCTCATG ggAAAAGACGTGCAGCTCGGTAGCGTAATGAAGTACACCATGTCCACTTATTCTGCTGCTTCCGCTTACAGGATCTATTTCAAAGCCGAGGATCCTGCTGCTGCAGAGACCACCAAGCCTCCAATTTTTGAGGCTGAAGTAGATGAGATTGACTATGGCCAATTCATTTTGGTCTCCTATAGATCTGGACCTTATCCTG ctgaaAGCAAGAAACACCTCGAACATTATCGTAACAACGTGTTGGGTGGCAAGTTGCTCTCATATTTCGAGCCCGATGAGTTGCTTCCAGGAGAGAATCCTTTCCAAGATGACACAGGCCGATTTCATCTG ctGGAAAAATCAGAGGTTCTTAAGAATGAGTGGATCCGTTTGTATTTGGAACTTGCCGTTGCCACAACTAATAGACACCATATCAGACACGGTGTAGGCGCTCTGAAGATTCACAAAGTGGCTATGGAGATCCAACGAGACCTTGAGCCCTTTCACATTGGACTTGGCGCCTATGATgctactttctacattaaataCACAGACGATTGCAAGGATCGTGCTCGTGCTGGTGATGATGGCTATCGCGTTGCAATTGTAAGAAGAATCGTGGATGTGCATACGGGCATCTTTAGAATCATCGGTCTTACTCAGAGCTTTCAAACCATACCAGCCTCTAACGGAATTGCTGCCATTGAATCGTCCCCACAAGACTAG